A single genomic interval of Primulina huaijiensis isolate GDHJ02 chromosome 7, ASM1229523v2, whole genome shotgun sequence harbors:
- the LOC140981105 gene encoding protein KINASE OF THE OUTER CHLOROPLAST MEMBRANE 1-like, with the protein MAGQVANRPASPFDFEIIEGDPGDSSTVIRSSNRINPWIDPAKIKLGHRIGRGPFGDVWLATHHRSSEDYEEYHEVAVKMLRPIKKDSIGDALNKLDYLMSKCQGLETVCWLYGLSVINKKICIVMKFYEGSLGDKMARLKGGKLSLSDVLRYGADLAQGVMDLHTKGVIILNLKPCNFLLNGNDQAIVGDVGIPYALLGISLPSSDMARRLGTSNYMAPEQWEPEVRGPISVETDSWGFGCSILEMLTGVPPWNGKSVNEMYKLVVNKQEKPPIPSGLPPAVENVIIGCFEYDFRGRPVMADILHAFKSSQNAVYQDGVWTGIGSRMIRDKPGGVGYTEWFLAKDHLQVLDTVRSRKSPNSHDLVNMNIPEGSVVGLEHDSDQDGYVLVRVHGIHDPIRVHVSTLERVTFGLAAGDWVRLKKEDKKHLRVGVLHSINRDGRVDVAFIGLETLWKGNYSELQMAKPYCVGQFVKLKSSVFSPRFEWPRKRGGEWATGRICRVLPNGCLIVKFPGRLTIGDEKSSFLADPAEAELISFDTCPTVVKKYQHLEDFHWAIRPILIALGLFTAMKFGFFVGKKVGRSKAKKEKAGVQNENQTLDGQNSSNTAWRPPKVANIFR; encoded by the exons ATGGCTGGACAAGTTGCTAATCGACCAGCATCTCCATTTGATTTTGAGATTATTGAAGGAGATCCCGGTGACAGCAGTACCGTCATAAGATCATCTAACAGGATAAATCCATGGATTGACCCTGCCAAAATCAAACTCGGGCACAGGATTGGTAGAGGGCCTTTTGGTGATGTTTGGCTGGCAACTCATCATCGTTCATCAGAGGACTATGAAGAGTATCATGAAGTTGCTGTTAAAATGTTACGGCCCATCAAGAAAGATAGCATCGGAGATGCCTTGAACAAGTTGGATTATCTGATGTCCAAATGCCAAGGACTCGAAACAGTTTGTTGGCTTTATGGACTTTCTGTTATAAATAAGAAA ATATGCATCGTAATGAAATTTTACGAGGGCTCACTTGGAGACAAAATGGCTCGACTTAAAGGGGGAAAGCTGTCATTAAGTGATGTTTTGAG ATATGGAGCAGATCTTGCTCAAGGAGTAATGGACCTGCACACTAAAGGGGTTATTATTCTGAATCTTAAACCTTGTAATTTCCTTTTAAATGGGAATGACCAGGCCATTGTTGGGGATGTTGGTATACCATATGCGCTGTTAGGGATATCATTGCCAAGTTCAGACATGGCTCGAAGACTTGGTACTTCCAATTACATGGCTCCAGAACAATGGGAGCCGGAAGTAAGAGGTCCTATATCTGTTGAAACTGATTCATGGGGATTTGGTTGTAGCATATTGGAGATGCTAACTGGAGTTCCACCTTGGAATGGCAAATCTGTTAATGAAATGTACAAATTGGTTGTAAACAAGCAAGAAAAACCTCCTATTCCCAGTGGGCTTCCTCCTGCAGTTGAGAATGTCATTATAGGTTGCTTTGAGTATGATTTCAGGGGTCGCCCTGTAATGGCAGATATTTTGCATGCATTTAAAAG CTCACAGAATGCAGTCTATCAGGATGGAGTCTGGACAGGAATTGGAAGTAGAATGATTAGGGATAAACCAGGTGGTGTTGGTTATACTGAATGGTTTCTTGCGAAGGATCACCTTCAAGTGCTTGACACCGTTCGATCTAGGAAATCACCTAACTCCCACGACCTGGTTAATATGAATATCCCAGAGGGGTCTGTAGTTGGTCTGGAACATGACAGTGACCAAGATGGTTATGTTTTAGTGAGGGTGCATGGCATCCATGACCCGATAAGAGTTCATGTTTCCACATTAGAAAGGGTCACATTTGGACTGGCTGCTGGAGATTGGGTTCGATTGAAGAAAGAAGATAAGAAGCATTTACGTGTGGGTGTTCTTCATTCCATCAACCGTGATGGAAGAGTAGACGTTGCATTTATAGGATTAGAGACTCTTTGGAAGGGTAACTACTCGGAATTACAGATGGCAAAACCTTATTGCGTGGGGCAGTTTGTGAAGCTGAAATCCAGTGTGTTTAGCCCTCGGTTTGAATGGCCTCGAAAAAGAGGTGGGGAGTGGGCAACAGGGAGAATTTGTCGAGTGCTTCCGAATGGCTGCCTCATAGTCAAGTTTCCTGGTAGATTGACAATCGGTGATGAGAAGAGCAGTTTCTTGGCTGATCCAGCTGAAGCAGAACTAATTTCATTTGACACTTGCCCCACCGTGGTTAAGAAGTATCAACATCTAGAAGATTTTCACTGGGCTATCAGGCCTATACTGATTGCATTAGGTCTATTTACTGCAATGAAGTTCGGCTTTTTCGTTGGTAAGAAAGTGGGGAGATCAAAGGCAAAGAAAGAAAAAGCTGGGGTTCAAAATGAGAATCAAACTCTGGATGGACAGAATTCCAGCAACACTGCATGGCGTCCTCCAAAGGTTGCTAACATTTTCAGATAA
- the LOC140981559 gene encoding uncharacterized protein, with protein sequence MVDSKSVMSQVPELQLILHEINAEAMSLSESFQVAALIEKLPPLWKDFKNYLKHKRKEMRLEDLIVRLKIKEENTNPEAKASKMAPRVNIVEASFKGKKMKFEKQPQQGQQPPNKKKFKEANLVENQNEWRVDTGTTRRICSNKGMFSTYTPSIGRKLYMGNSATSEVVGTGNVVLKMTSSWEVTLVDALHVPDIRKNLVSGSLLVKHGFRLVFESNKVVLTKNGHFIGKG encoded by the exons atggtggactcaaaatcTGTGATGAGTCAAGTGCCAGAATTGCAACTTATCTTGCACGAGATTAATGCGGAAGCAATGAGTCTAAGCGAGTCCTTCCAAGTTGCTGCTTTGATCGAGAAACTCCCTCCgttgtggaaggatttcaagAATTATTTGAAGCACAAAAGAAAGGAGATGAGATTGGAGGATCTCATTGTGAGATTGAAGATAAAAGAGGAGAACACGAACCCCGAGGCCAAGGCAAGTAAAATGGCACCAAGGGTGAACATTGTTGAAGCAAGTttcaaaggaaagaaaatgaagttTGAGAAGCAACCACAACAAGGCCAACAACCACCAAATAAGAAGAAGTTCAAAG AAGCAAATTTGGTGGAAAACCAAAATGAATGGAGGGTTGATACTGGAACAACTCGACGCATATGCTCCAACAAGGGGATGTTCTCCACATACACTCCATCGATCGGGAGAAAACTATACATGGGGAACTCCGCTACATCTGAGGTGGTGGGCACCGGAAATGTGGTACTGAAGATGACATCGAGTTGGGAAGTAACTCTTGTTGATGCACTTCATGTACCAGACATAAGAAAGAACCTCGTGTCGGGGTCTCTGTTGGTCAAACACGGGTTTAGACTAGTATTTGAGTCTAACAAGGTTGTATTGACCAAGAATGGTCATTTTATTGGAAAAGGATAA